The following coding sequences lie in one Primulina huaijiensis isolate GDHJ02 chromosome 2, ASM1229523v2, whole genome shotgun sequence genomic window:
- the LOC140965775 gene encoding uncharacterized protein — protein sequence MPQISDQTPADFEFFLAQYHHLYTVYMSESVISFIFYCAGTFLAITAPAWMILYSNRKKKISKPMNNQLILESVVKGDSPERLSSGAMSRDVCSQIIKSGRITTADVEYVEELQFHEALLVSLFTSAPPNNASSSLQEPIPNPEMLNYERMLEDSPLSFCEICLENKESWQMFENDGCSHSFCYECTSNHIISKIQENLKIIPCPALYCKTVLNFEACQMMVPNDILVKWHELLCLSLIPNSQKLYCPFLDCSALLVNDSGEVLKKIECLSCKRSFCAECQVPWHSEFTCKEFQKLYARKGRGKDEKIVKKLAEKKNWKKCPKCKMYIEKAEGCVHMTCRCKHEFCYRCGSKWTENHGGCKEKR from the exons ATGCCTCAAATCTCCGATCAAACTCCGGCCGATTTCGAATTCTTTCTCGCTCAGTATCACCATCTTTACACCGTTTACATGTCAGAATCTGTCATTTCGTTCATATTTTACTGTGCCGGGACTTTTCTCGCCATCACTGCTCCTGCATGGATGATTCTGTATTCcaatagaaagaaaaaaataagcAAACCCATGAATAATCAGTTGATTTTAGAGTCTGTGGTCAAGGGAGATTCTCCGGAGAGGCTAAGTTCTGGTGCCATGTCCAGAGACG TATGCTCTCAAATAATCAAAAGTGGCAGAATCACCACTGCAGATGTCGAATATGTAGAGGAATTACAGTTTCACGAAGCATTATTGGTTTCTCTCTTCACCTCTGCCCCTCCAAATAATGCATCTTCATCATTGCAAGAACCTATTCCCAACCCTGAAatgctaaattatgaacgtaTGCTCGAGGATTCTCCCCTAAGCTTCTGTGAAATTTGTTTAGAGAACAAAGAAAGCTGGCAGATGTTTGAAAATGACGGATGCTCGCACTCCTTTTGTTACGAGTGCACTTCCAACCACATCATCTCCAAGATTCAAGAAAATCTGAAAATCATCCCTTGCCCGGCTTTATACTGCAAGACTGTACTAAACTTTGAAGCCTGCCAAATGATGGTCCCGAACGATATACTTGTAAAATGGCATGAGTTGCTGTGTCTATCGCTGATTCCCAACTCCCAGAAGCTATATTGCCCTTTTCTCGACTGTTCAGCCTTGCTCGTGAACGATTCGGGGGAAGTTTTGAAGAAGATAGAATGTCTTTCATGCAAGAGATCATTCTGCGCGGAATGTCAAGTCCCGTGGCATTCCGAGTTCACCTGCAAGGAATTCCAGAAGCTGTATGCAAGAAAGGGACGTGGGAAAGACGAGAAGATAGTGAAAAAACTTGCTGAGAAAAAGAACTGGAAGAAATGCCCCAAATGCAAGATGTATATCGAAAAGGCCGAGGGGTGTGTGCATATGACTTGCAGGTGTAAGCATGAATTCTGCTACAGATGTGGATCAAAGTGGACTGAGAATCATGGTGGCTGCAAAGAGAAGCGGTAG
- the LOC140991623 gene encoding NAC domain-containing protein 1-like, with product MDFDDDMNLVTCGPNQEQASTQEKIGQELYTLPQGFPFVRTDEEVITHYLKKKINHESVPYICTVNIYDFNPQELAETYPSLVEDEWYFFTPRARNYQHGNLPNRAAGNGYWKATGAEKLIYQNNVCIGSKKSLVFYEGKDPNVKKSDWIMHEYVDYQSSGQQQDSDAMLLDSCVLCQIHMNSSQFAKSKKRAFASSSCQFGHQETDKSFENEKEAQECRSVGFRRKFILINKFVKQKQTPPAATR from the exons ATGGATTTTGATGACGACATGAATCTTGTAACCTGTGGCCCAAATCAAGAACAAGCTTCAACTCAAGAAAAAATTGGACAGGAATTATACACTCTTCCGCAGGGGTTTCCCTTCGTCCGGACGGACGAAGAAGTCATTACCCAttacttgaagaagaaaatcaatcACGAGTCGGTCCCGTATATCTGCACCGTCAATATTTACGATTTTAATCCACAGGAGTTGGCAG AGACATATCCGAGTTTAGTAGAGGATGAATGGTACTTTTTCACCCCAAGAGCCCGAAATTATCAGCATGGCAATCTACCGAATCGAGCTGCTGGTAACGGGTACTGGAAGGCAACCGGTGCCGAGAAACTAATATATCAGAACAACGTTTGCATTGGATCTAAGAAATCTTTAGTCTTTTACGAAGGAAAGGACCCAAATGTCAAAAAAAGTGATTGGATCATGCATGAGTACGTGGATTACCAGTCTTCAGGACAACAACAAGACAGTGATGCCATGCTG CTAGACAGCTGTGTGCTTTGTCAGATTCATATGAACTCCAGCCAATTCGCAAAAAGTAAAAAGCGGGCTTTTGCTTCCAGTTCTTGTCAATTTGGCCACCAAGAAACCGACAAGTCCTTCGAGAATGAGAAAGAGGCNCAGGAGTGTCGAtcggtcgggtttcgg AGGAAATTTATACTAATCAACAAATTTGTGAAACAGAAGCAAACACCACCAGCAGCAACCAGATAA